In the genome of Myxococcus stipitatus, one region contains:
- a CDS encoding SDR family NAD(P)-dependent oxidoreductase, which translates to MKTVKDKVAAVTGAGSGIGRATAVLLASKGCHVALSDVNMSGLAETEALCRAKGVRVRADRVDVAKREQVHTWADEVAREFGAVHVIINNAGVALGATIEDTRYEDFEWLMSINFWGVVYGTKAFLPHLKAAGEGHVVNISSVFGLIGVPTQAAYNSAKFAVKGFTEALRQELEVESAAIGATCVHPGGIKTNIARNARVTMRPGWTDERSSKDFEKVFATTPEQAAEDILAAIHKNRRRQLIGTDAVFIDLLQRLLPTLYQRLLIAGMKRRRKKMLAAAAPSGTA; encoded by the coding sequence ATGAAGACGGTGAAAGACAAGGTCGCGGCGGTGACGGGCGCGGGCTCGGGCATCGGTCGCGCGACCGCGGTGTTGTTGGCGAGCAAGGGCTGTCACGTCGCGCTGTCCGACGTGAACATGAGCGGACTGGCCGAGACGGAGGCGCTGTGCCGCGCGAAGGGCGTGCGCGTCCGGGCGGACCGGGTGGATGTCGCGAAGCGCGAGCAGGTGCACACCTGGGCGGATGAGGTGGCGCGCGAGTTCGGCGCGGTCCACGTCATCATCAACAACGCGGGCGTGGCGCTGGGGGCCACCATCGAAGACACCCGGTACGAGGACTTCGAGTGGCTGATGAGCATCAACTTCTGGGGCGTGGTGTACGGGACGAAGGCCTTCCTGCCGCACCTCAAGGCGGCGGGGGAGGGACACGTCGTCAACATCTCCAGCGTGTTCGGGTTGATTGGGGTGCCGACGCAGGCGGCGTACAACTCGGCGAAGTTCGCGGTGAAGGGCTTCACGGAGGCGCTGCGGCAGGAACTGGAGGTGGAGTCGGCCGCCATCGGCGCCACGTGTGTCCACCCGGGTGGCATCAAGACGAACATCGCGCGCAACGCGCGGGTGACGATGCGGCCGGGATGGACGGATGAGCGCTCGTCGAAGGACTTCGAGAAGGTGTTCGCCACCACGCCCGAGCAGGCCGCGGAGGACATCCTCGCCGCGATTCACAAGAACCGGCGCCGCCAGCTCATCGGCACGGACGCGGTCTTCATCGACCTGCTCCAGCGCCTGCTGCCCACGCTCTACCAGCGCCTGCTGATTGCGGGGATGAAGCGACGGCGGAAGAAGATGCTCGCCGCCGCGGCCCCCAGCGGCACCGCGTGA
- a CDS encoding NAD(P)/FAD-dependent oxidoreductase, giving the protein MSLSRSRHFHVAIVGGGFGGLGTAIRLKQEGMEDFVLLERSAELGGVWRDNDYPGCACDVPSHLYSFSFAPNPNWSRVYSPRSEIKAYLLDCATRFGVLGHVRLNHTVEDARWEDSEQCWHLRTSEGLFTADVLVLAAGAFDAPALPEVAGLERFRGKVMHSSRWDHDYALKGRTVAVVGTGASAVQFVPAIQPLVEKLVLFQRTPPWVLPRNDRPIAGWTRWLYSRVPGVRWLVRAALYLKRELSALAFMYPWIIRLAQLEARRHLARSIPDEALRAKLRPDYVMGCKRVLISDDYLPALTRPNVEVVTEALQEVREHSVVTTSGAEYPVDTLILGTGFRVTEPAFARCIRGRAGRTLEEAWAGTMKAHLGTSVSGFPNFFMVLGPNTGLGHTTVLLMMESQVEHVLNALRYLEGRGLAAVEPTPDAQEAFVRDVDARMARTVWLRGGCKSWYLDATGRNSTLWPGFTFAFRHRVRAFEPSEYVAIERHGRSRGHGVEARPRALARG; this is encoded by the coding sequence ATGTCCCTGTCGCGCTCGCGGCACTTCCACGTGGCCATCGTCGGCGGTGGGTTCGGTGGCCTGGGCACGGCCATCCGGCTCAAGCAGGAGGGCATGGAGGACTTCGTCCTCCTCGAGCGGAGCGCGGAGCTGGGCGGCGTCTGGCGCGACAACGACTATCCCGGGTGCGCGTGTGACGTCCCCTCGCACCTGTACTCGTTCTCCTTCGCGCCGAATCCGAACTGGTCCCGGGTGTACTCGCCCCGGTCGGAGATAAAGGCCTACCTGCTCGACTGCGCGACGCGCTTCGGCGTGCTCGGGCATGTTCGCCTGAATCACACCGTCGAGGACGCGCGCTGGGAGGACTCCGAGCAGTGCTGGCACCTGCGGACCTCGGAGGGCCTCTTCACCGCGGACGTCCTCGTCCTCGCGGCGGGGGCCTTCGATGCGCCCGCGCTGCCGGAGGTGGCGGGGCTGGAGCGCTTCCGCGGCAAGGTGATGCACTCGTCGCGGTGGGACCATGACTACGCGCTGAAGGGCCGCACGGTGGCGGTGGTGGGCACGGGCGCGTCGGCGGTGCAGTTCGTTCCGGCCATCCAGCCGCTTGTGGAGAAGCTGGTGCTCTTCCAGCGCACGCCGCCCTGGGTGCTGCCTCGCAACGACCGCCCCATCGCGGGGTGGACGCGCTGGCTGTACTCGCGGGTGCCGGGCGTGCGGTGGCTGGTGCGCGCGGCGCTCTACCTGAAGCGGGAGCTGTCCGCGCTCGCGTTCATGTACCCGTGGATCATCCGGCTGGCGCAGCTCGAGGCGCGCCGGCACCTGGCTCGCTCCATTCCGGATGAGGCGCTGCGCGCGAAGCTGCGGCCCGACTACGTCATGGGCTGCAAGCGCGTGCTCATCTCGGACGACTACCTGCCCGCGCTGACGCGCCCCAACGTCGAGGTCGTCACCGAGGCGCTCCAGGAAGTGCGGGAGCACTCCGTCGTCACCACGTCCGGCGCGGAGTACCCGGTGGACACGCTCATCCTGGGCACGGGCTTCCGGGTGACGGAGCCGGCGTTCGCGCGGTGCATCCGAGGGCGCGCCGGGCGCACGCTGGAAGAGGCGTGGGCCGGCACGATGAAGGCGCACCTGGGCACGTCGGTGAGCGGCTTCCCCAACTTCTTCATGGTGCTGGGGCCCAACACGGGGCTGGGACACACGACGGTGCTCCTGATGATGGAGAGCCAGGTGGAGCATGTGCTGAACGCGCTGCGCTACCTGGAGGGCCGAGGGCTCGCCGCGGTGGAGCCGACGCCGGACGCGCAGGAGGCGTTCGTGCGGGACGTGGATGCAAGGATGGCGCGCACGGTGTGGCTGCGCGGGGGATGCAAGAGCTGGTACCTGGACGCCACGGGGCGCAACTCGACGCTGTGGCCGGGGTTCACCTTCGCGTTCAGGCACCGCGTCCGCGCGTTCGAGCCCTCGGAGTACGTGGCCATCGAGCGGCATGGGCGCTCGCGAGGACACGGGGTGGAAGCGAGGCCTCGGGCGCTGGCGCGCGGATGA
- a CDS encoding manganese efflux pump MntP family protein, whose protein sequence is MMLLLLALGVAMDATAVSGGMAIRGARPPDIFKLALTFGVFQFGMSLGGALGGKAILTHFAAIDHWIAFGLLALVGGHMIWEAFSHDEEERAAAPVGIRLPMLLTLGVATSIDALAVGVTLPALELGIFYSAGLIGVMTFVLSVLGAWAGKRLGERFGTGIEILGGLVLIGIGTKTLVEHLSA, encoded by the coding sequence ATGATGCTGCTTCTTCTCGCGCTCGGGGTGGCGATGGATGCCACCGCGGTGTCGGGTGGCATGGCCATTCGCGGGGCCCGGCCGCCGGACATCTTCAAGCTGGCGCTCACCTTCGGCGTCTTCCAGTTCGGCATGTCGCTGGGCGGCGCGCTGGGGGGCAAGGCCATCCTCACGCACTTCGCGGCCATCGACCATTGGATTGCCTTTGGTCTGCTCGCGCTGGTGGGCGGGCACATGATTTGGGAGGCGTTCTCCCATGACGAGGAGGAGCGCGCCGCGGCCCCCGTCGGCATCCGGTTGCCCATGCTGCTGACGCTGGGGGTGGCCACCAGCATCGATGCGCTCGCGGTGGGCGTGACGCTGCCCGCGCTGGAGCTGGGCATCTTCTATTCGGCGGGGCTCATCGGCGTGATGACCTTCGTGCTGAGCGTCCTGGGCGCGTGGGCCGGCAAGCGGCTGGGGGAGCGCTTCGGCACCGGCATCGAAATCCTGGGCGGCCTGGTGCTCATCGGTATCGGCACCAAGACACTCGTGGAGCATCTGTCCGCCTGA
- the rapZ gene encoding RNase adapter RapZ has product MTAPAKQLVVITGMSGSGKSTAIRALEDSGFFCIDNLPVVLLPKLTELAGGGNIERMALVVDAREGVFLKEAPRILDEVRRAGHHVEVLFLDSSDDSLIRRFSETRRRHPLAPTGTVADGIQAERAALRDLREIADQVIDSSVLNVHDLKRMVQARFSPEPAKGPSLSVMSFGYRYGVPPQADLVLDVRFLPNPYFVPDMKGLTGKVPKVAAYVLDREETQQFLEKVEDLCRFLFPRYQKEGKAYLTVALGCTGGKHRSVAIAAELTRRLSDENTRVQLWDRDIEKE; this is encoded by the coding sequence GTGACCGCGCCCGCGAAACAGTTGGTCGTCATCACCGGCATGTCCGGCTCCGGCAAGTCCACCGCCATCCGGGCGTTGGAGGACTCGGGGTTCTTCTGCATCGACAACCTGCCGGTGGTGTTGCTGCCCAAGCTCACGGAGCTGGCGGGCGGAGGCAACATCGAGCGCATGGCGCTGGTGGTGGACGCGCGCGAGGGCGTCTTCCTCAAGGAGGCGCCGCGCATCCTCGACGAGGTCCGCCGCGCCGGGCACCACGTGGAGGTGCTGTTCCTCGACTCCAGCGACGACAGCCTCATCCGCCGCTTCAGCGAGACGCGCCGCCGCCACCCGCTGGCGCCCACCGGCACCGTCGCCGACGGCATCCAGGCGGAGCGCGCCGCGCTGCGCGACCTGCGCGAGATCGCCGACCAGGTCATCGACTCGTCGGTGCTGAACGTCCATGACTTGAAGCGCATGGTGCAGGCGCGCTTCAGCCCGGAGCCCGCCAAGGGCCCCAGCCTGTCGGTGATGTCGTTCGGCTACCGGTACGGCGTGCCGCCGCAGGCGGACCTGGTGCTGGACGTGCGCTTCCTGCCCAACCCGTACTTCGTCCCGGACATGAAGGGGCTGACGGGCAAGGTGCCCAAGGTCGCCGCCTACGTGCTGGACCGCGAGGAGACGCAGCAGTTCCTCGAGAAGGTGGAGGACCTCTGCCGCTTCCTCTTCCCGCGCTACCAGAAGGAGGGGAAGGCGTACCTCACAGTCGCGCTGGGGTGCACCGGCGGCAAGCACCGCTCGGTGGCCATCGCCGCGGAGCTCACCCGGCGGCTGAGCGACGAGAACACCCGCGTTCAGCTCTGGGACCGGGACATCGAGAAGGAATAG
- the hprK gene encoding HPr(Ser) kinase/phosphatase, producing MKSLRISQLLEDHDYDLRLTLIAGASGLTRTVDSPRIQKPGLALAGFTEHLHPRRVQVFGNTEISYLATLPEPRQREALAKLFEEEDLACVVVTKELEIPPILVEACEAGGLALMKTPLLSSEFITRVQSFLEEALTESSSLHGVLMDVFGVGILLLGKSGIGKSEIALDLVMRAHRLVADDIVDVTRRKGAVYGAGNPVIKHHMEIRGLGIINIKDLFGVAAVRAQKKIELVIELQEWDPHQEYDRLGVEDKHLQIVGVDIPLSVVPVRPGRNMATIIEVAARNQLLKLQGHHSAREFAERLNRAIAEGAMRRTLGEEVE from the coding sequence ATGAAATCCCTGCGCATCTCCCAGCTCCTCGAGGACCACGACTACGACCTGCGGCTCACGCTCATCGCCGGTGCGAGCGGGCTGACCCGGACCGTGGACTCTCCGCGCATCCAGAAGCCGGGGCTGGCGCTGGCGGGCTTCACCGAGCACCTCCACCCGCGCCGGGTCCAGGTGTTCGGCAACACGGAGATTTCGTACCTGGCCACGCTGCCCGAGCCCCGGCAGCGCGAGGCCCTGGCCAAGCTCTTCGAGGAAGAGGACCTGGCGTGTGTCGTGGTGACCAAGGAGCTGGAGATTCCGCCCATCCTCGTGGAGGCGTGCGAGGCGGGGGGGCTGGCGCTGATGAAGACGCCGCTGCTCTCCAGCGAGTTCATCACCCGCGTGCAGTCCTTCCTGGAGGAGGCCCTCACCGAGTCCAGCAGCCTGCACGGCGTGCTGATGGATGTCTTCGGCGTGGGCATCCTGCTGCTCGGCAAGAGCGGCATCGGCAAGAGCGAGATTGCCCTGGACCTGGTGATGCGGGCCCACCGGCTGGTCGCGGATGACATCGTCGACGTCACCCGCCGCAAGGGGGCCGTCTACGGCGCGGGAAACCCGGTCATCAAGCACCACATGGAAATCCGGGGCCTGGGCATCATCAACATCAAGGACCTGTTCGGCGTGGCGGCGGTGCGCGCGCAGAAGAAGATAGAGCTCGTCATCGAGTTGCAGGAGTGGGACCCGCACCAGGAATACGACCGGCTGGGAGTGGAGGACAAGCACCTGCAGATTGTGGGTGTGGACATCCCGCTGTCAGTGGTACCCGTGCGTCCAGGCCGCAACATGGCGACCATCATCGAGGTGGCCGCCCGCAACCAGTTGTTGAAGCTTCAGGGCCACCACTCGGCGAGAGAGTTCGCCGAGCGGCTCAACCGAGCCATCGCCGAAGGGGCGATGCGCCGCACCTTGGGAGAAGAGGTCGAGTGA
- a CDS encoding histidine triad nucleotide-binding protein — protein sequence MSDCLFCKIRDGQIPAKVVYQDDTCLAFEDINPQAPTHVLFIPRKHIATVNDITAADEATVGHLFTAAAKLAHQRGHDSNGYRVVMNTNRDAGQTVFHIHLHLLAGRPLMWPPG from the coding sequence ATGTCCGATTGCCTCTTTTGCAAGATTCGAGACGGCCAAATCCCGGCCAAAGTGGTCTACCAGGATGACACCTGCCTGGCGTTCGAGGACATCAACCCCCAGGCGCCGACCCACGTGCTGTTCATCCCGCGCAAGCACATCGCGACGGTGAACGACATCACCGCGGCGGACGAGGCGACGGTGGGCCACCTCTTCACGGCGGCGGCCAAGCTGGCGCACCAGCGGGGCCACGACTCGAATGGCTATCGGGTGGTGATGAACACGAACCGGGACGCGGGCCAGACGGTGTTCCACATCCACCTGCACCTGCTGGCGGGCCGCCCGCTCATGTGGCCGCCGGGCTGA
- a CDS encoding YoaK family protein — translation MLSLLLAAVAGEVNATGFVALGMHTSHMSGTMAALGESLAQGERHLAVLAAQLLVSFVLGAVCAAALLDASRHRARGRHVAALLVEVLLLAGIGMALGASPGSRAPVLLWGLSFVMGLQNALVTRVSGAVVRTTHVTGVLTDIGIQVVRMFVWVRDGARGQGFSGVVRQLRALPSAIEFERTRLHLGLALSFLLGCTSGPFLYMRHGPAALGLPCAVLLLLIGLDLSPAAHRHPGSASRA, via the coding sequence GTGCTCTCGCTGCTGCTCGCGGCGGTCGCCGGTGAAGTGAATGCGACGGGTTTCGTCGCGCTTGGCATGCACACCTCGCACATGTCCGGGACCATGGCCGCGCTGGGTGAGTCGCTCGCGCAGGGTGAGCGGCACCTCGCGGTGCTCGCCGCGCAGCTGTTGGTGTCCTTCGTGCTCGGCGCGGTGTGCGCGGCGGCGCTGTTGGACGCGTCCCGGCACCGCGCTCGCGGGCGGCATGTCGCGGCGCTGCTGGTGGAGGTGCTGCTGCTCGCGGGCATCGGCATGGCGCTGGGGGCCTCGCCCGGCTCTCGCGCGCCGGTGCTGCTGTGGGGCCTGTCCTTCGTCATGGGGTTGCAGAACGCGCTCGTCACCCGCGTGTCCGGCGCGGTGGTGCGCACCACGCACGTGACCGGCGTGCTGACGGACATCGGCATCCAGGTGGTGCGGATGTTCGTGTGGGTGCGGGACGGCGCGCGGGGACAGGGTTTCTCGGGCGTGGTGCGTCAGCTTCGCGCCCTGCCCTCCGCCATCGAGTTCGAGCGCACCCGGCTCCACCTGGGGCTGGCCCTGTCCTTCCTCTTGGGGTGCACCAGCGGCCCGTTCCTCTACATGCGGCACGGGCCCGCGGCGCTGGGGTTGCCGTGCGCGGTGCTGCTGTTGCTCATCGGCCTGGACCTGAGCCCCGCGGCCCACCGGCATCCAGGCTCCGCGTCTCGCGCGTGA
- a CDS encoding ferrichrome ABC transporter permease: MLRYAVAIFTSAFLLFGVQPLAGRYALPWYGGTPGVWTACMLFFQVALLGGYAYAHGLASRLTARTQAKVHLAVVGGAVVLLALRAVWVGSPVAPGAEWRPTGSEWAVPRLLAMLAVTIGLPFFVLSTTGPLLQSWFARARPGRSPYALYALSNVGSLLALLGYPFLVEPWVGRGAQAWGWGVGFVLFAVACAVCAVDVLRHERAGTVAATSSADATRPGDTSPHGAEALSAGRELLAASQGANVASSADATQPGDSSAAGREPLDAETAFEAMKQEARGTAIATPDADARPGVGRTLTWLALSMCASVLLLATTNQLSQDVAAGPFLWVLPLAVYLLTFIIAFSRESFYSRTLYSVLLIGSGAAVAHAHAAGPHFPLPLQLLAYAVSLFSGCMVCHGELYRMRPSPRHLSAFYLWVSAGGVLGALFVSGVATAFFRAYWEYPLSLGGCCAVAFAGMVRGPSGETWSQRARRVLRGAMLVMVTANLFLTVNRELDRALFSARNFFGVVRVMEQNSGQPNNHLFSLRHGAITHGWQYVAPERRAEPTTYFTRQSGLGHAIAEQRRLREAVGLPPGLRVGVLGLGVGTSAALLEKGDVGRFYEINPAVIALARGEGGFFSYLGDSPATIEVVEGDARISLEQELERGEPNAFDVLALDVFSSDAVPVHLLTEEAVSLYRKHLGPHGVLALHISNVHLDLVPVTLAHARRLGMYATFVFHETQGDALRSNWMLLSQDKEFSWGPTFTRSTARVRRLGLRGEPDFIWTDDRSSVLQAVRQGGPNASVMDIEAASGPPAVAQPAAN, translated from the coding sequence GTGGGCGGGGCGGTGGTGCTGCTGGCCTTGAGGGCGGTGTGGGTGGGGTCGCCCGTCGCGCCGGGAGCCGAGTGGCGGCCCACCGGCTCTGAGTGGGCGGTGCCCAGGCTGCTCGCGATGTTGGCCGTCACCATCGGGTTGCCCTTCTTCGTGCTGAGCACGACGGGGCCGCTGCTCCAGTCGTGGTTCGCGCGAGCGCGTCCCGGACGTTCGCCGTATGCGCTGTACGCGCTGTCCAACGTGGGCTCGCTGCTTGCGCTGCTGGGCTATCCCTTCCTGGTGGAGCCGTGGGTGGGGCGGGGCGCGCAGGCATGGGGCTGGGGCGTGGGCTTCGTCCTCTTCGCGGTGGCCTGCGCGGTGTGTGCGGTGGATGTGCTGCGCCATGAGCGCGCGGGAACCGTCGCCGCCACGTCGAGCGCGGACGCGACTCGGCCGGGCGACACGTCGCCTCATGGTGCCGAGGCCCTGTCAGCGGGACGCGAACTGCTGGCCGCAAGCCAAGGCGCGAACGTCGCATCGAGCGCCGACGCGACTCAGCCGGGCGACTCGTCGGCGGCGGGGCGCGAGCCGCTGGACGCGGAGACCGCGTTCGAGGCGATGAAGCAGGAGGCTCGCGGCACGGCCATCGCCACACCGGACGCAGACGCCCGGCCCGGCGTGGGCAGGACGCTGACGTGGCTGGCCCTGTCGATGTGTGCGTCGGTGCTGCTGCTCGCGACGACGAACCAGCTCTCGCAGGACGTGGCGGCGGGCCCCTTCCTCTGGGTGCTGCCCCTCGCCGTCTACCTGCTCACGTTCATCATCGCCTTCTCGCGCGAGTCCTTCTACTCGCGCACCCTCTACTCGGTGCTGCTCATCGGCTCCGGCGCCGCGGTGGCGCATGCACACGCGGCGGGGCCTCACTTCCCGCTGCCCTTGCAGCTGCTCGCCTATGCCGTGTCGCTCTTCTCCGGCTGCATGGTGTGCCACGGGGAGCTGTACCGGATGCGGCCCTCGCCCCGTCACCTGAGCGCCTTCTACCTGTGGGTGTCCGCGGGCGGCGTGCTGGGCGCGCTCTTCGTCAGCGGCGTGGCCACGGCCTTCTTCCGCGCGTACTGGGAATACCCCCTCTCGCTCGGAGGGTGCTGCGCGGTGGCGTTCGCGGGCATGGTGCGAGGCCCCTCCGGAGAGACGTGGAGCCAGCGCGCCCGCCGGGTGCTGCGCGGCGCGATGCTCGTCATGGTGACGGCGAACCTGTTCCTGACGGTGAACCGCGAGCTCGACCGGGCCCTCTTCAGCGCGCGCAACTTCTTCGGCGTGGTCCGCGTGATGGAGCAGAACTCGGGACAGCCCAACAACCACCTCTTCAGCCTGCGCCATGGCGCCATCACCCACGGCTGGCAGTACGTCGCGCCGGAGCGCCGCGCGGAGCCGACCACGTACTTCACCCGCCAGTCCGGCCTGGGGCACGCCATCGCCGAGCAGCGCCGCCTGCGCGAGGCGGTGGGCCTGCCGCCGGGGCTGCGCGTGGGCGTGCTGGGCCTGGGCGTCGGCACCAGCGCCGCGCTGCTCGAGAAGGGCGACGTGGGCCGATTCTATGAAATCAACCCCGCGGTCATCGCATTGGCACGCGGTGAAGGGGGCTTCTTCAGCTACCTGGGCGACTCTCCCGCGACGATTGAAGTGGTGGAGGGCGACGCGCGCATCTCCCTGGAGCAGGAGCTGGAGCGCGGCGAGCCCAACGCCTTCGACGTGCTGGCGCTGGACGTCTTCTCCTCGGACGCGGTGCCCGTGCACCTGCTCACCGAGGAGGCCGTGTCCCTCTACCGCAAGCACCTGGGCCCGCACGGCGTGCTCGCGCTGCACATCAGCAACGTCCACCTGGACCTGGTGCCGGTGACGCTCGCGCACGCGCGCCGCTTGGGGATGTACGCGACGTTCGTCTTCCACGAGACGCAGGGAGACGCGCTGCGCAGCAACTGGATGCTGCTGAGCCAGGACAAGGAGTTCTCCTGGGGCCCCACCTTCACGCGCTCCACCGCGCGAGTGCGCCGCCTGGGGCTGCGAGGCGAGCCGGACTTCATCTGGACGGATGACCGCAGCAGCGTGTTGCAGGCGGTCCGCCAGGGCGGCCCCAACGCGAGCGTCATGGACATCGAGGCCGCCTCGGGACCTCCAGCAGTGGCTCAGCCCGCGGCGAACTGA